One genomic segment of Hydra vulgaris chromosome 14, alternate assembly HydraT2T_AEP includes these proteins:
- the LOC136090818 gene encoding uncharacterized protein LOC136090818, which yields MYSHTEYSNVATINKHSECITELASISTKLNGMAKIRALLDTGSSDTFINKSLCDSKHNILPSNKRVSMADLSLSCQLIGKVSTNFTLFGMKYFNINFLFIPNSCEQIILSRDCLQLHKSLYTNCGGKKGSLKICSLNSITMKASILFPFLSPECKPIASPSRRYNAEDKALIEQETKKLLELDIIEPSNSPWRSQIVVTRNERHKKRMIIDYSQTINCFTLIDAYPLPNINELVNFIAKYSLFRTIDLIIAYLQIPLLETSMKAMSMFNEEKSILSTSCITFQGFIIKSGSFSPDPDCLKSLIEIPATTDNASLRQALALQAIDESISFEAETDASDFAIAASLNEAERPVAFFSRKLSPTEKKYSSVEKKLMLLSNHFEN from the exons ATGTATTCACATACAGAGTATAGTAATGTTGCAACAATTAATAAACATTCCGAGTGTATTACTGAGCTTGCTTCAATTTCTACTAAGCTTAATGGAATG GCCAAGATAAGAGCTCTTCTTGACACTGGAAGCTCTGacacatttataaacaaatctcTATGTGACTCAAAACATAATATACTCCCTTCTAATAAAAGAGTCTCTATGGCTGATCTTTCCTTATCTTGTCAACTTATAGGTAAAGTTTCAACTAACTTCACTTTGTTTGGTATGAAGTactttaatattaactttttgtttataccCAACTCTTGCGAACAAATCATACTTAGTAGAGATTgcctacagttgcacaaaagtCTTTATACCAATTGTGGCGGTAAAAAAGGTTCTTTAAAAATCTGTTCTCTAAATAGTATTACAATGAAAGCAAGCATTCTTTTCCCTTTTCTATCTCCAGAATGTAAACCGATTGCTTCACCTTCAAGACGATATAATGCAGAGGACAAAGCACTCATTGAGCAAGAAACTAAGAAACTTTTGGAACTAGATATAATTGAACCCAGTAACTCTCCTTGGCGATCACAAATAGTTGTTACCAGGAATGAGAGACATAAGAAACGCATGATCATTGATTACTCACAAACAATAAATTGCTTTACACTAATTGATGCTTATCCTTTACCTAACATCAATGAACTAGTTAACTTTATTgcaaaatattcattatttagaacaattgatttaataattgcTTATCTCCAAATACCTCTCTTAGAAA cttcTATGAAAGCAATGTCTATGTTCAATGAAGAAAAGTCTATATTGTCTACTTCTTGTATAACCTTCCaaggttttattataaaaagtggCTCTTTTTCCCCTGATCCAGATTGCTTAAAGTCATTAATTGAAATTCCTGCTACCACTGATAATGCTTCTCTCCGTCAAGCCCTTG CTCTACAAGCTATTGATGAAAGTATATCATTTGAGGCGGAAACAGATGCCTCGGATTTTGCCATAGCTGCTTCCCTTAATGAGGCTGAAAGACCAGTTGCATTCTTTTCTCGCAAACTTTCaccaactgaaaaaaaatattcttctgTTGAGAAGAAGCTTATGCTATTGTCGAATCACTTCGAAAATTGA